One window of the Klebsiella sp. WP3-W18-ESBL-02 genome contains the following:
- a CDS encoding HlyD family type I secretion periplasmic adaptor subunit, whose translation MRHNKWLKKLLHWLGFGDNNNDLTINGINGLVMGNGSRSTRTTLWSCLAFFIVLIVWAANAQIDEVTRGEGKAIPSSRLQKIQNMEGGIVSEIFVHEGQIVEAGQPLLRLDDTRFQSNVGESEADRYALMAQILRLEAQIEDKPLVLSEDIEREAPGIASGERELFNTQRAQFNSEIAGLEEQLSQKKQEHLDFEAKKKQFSHSLGLIQQEVRMSEPLVSAGAISKVEILRLRRSEVETRGQLDSIVLAIPRALSAIKEIENKIAESRGRYRSEMLGQLNEARTNLTKIEASGKAIEDRVNRTLVTSPVRGVIQQMLVTTIGGVIQPGSELVEIVPLDDSLLVEAKIRPQDIAFLHPGQKAMIKFTAYDYTIYGGLKGSLEHISADTITDNEGRSFYQIRLRTDRNYLGSEDKPLLIIPGMVVSVDIITGQKTVLSYLLKPILRAKAEALRER comes from the coding sequence ATGCGACACAATAAATGGCTGAAAAAACTGCTGCACTGGCTGGGATTTGGCGATAACAACAACGATCTCACCATTAATGGGATCAATGGCCTGGTGATGGGTAATGGTTCTCGCTCCACCCGGACGACGCTGTGGTCGTGCCTGGCGTTCTTTATTGTGCTGATCGTCTGGGCAGCTAACGCGCAGATTGATGAGGTTACCCGAGGCGAAGGCAAAGCGATTCCTTCATCGCGGCTGCAAAAAATTCAGAACATGGAAGGCGGCATTGTGTCTGAAATTTTCGTTCATGAAGGGCAGATAGTTGAAGCCGGGCAGCCCCTGTTAAGGCTGGATGATACCCGCTTTCAATCTAACGTCGGCGAAAGCGAAGCCGATCGTTACGCGTTAATGGCGCAAATTTTGCGGCTGGAAGCGCAAATTGAGGATAAGCCCCTCGTCCTTAGCGAAGACATTGAGCGTGAAGCGCCGGGCATTGCCAGCGGTGAGCGTGAGCTATTCAATACGCAGCGTGCGCAATTCAACAGCGAAATAGCCGGTCTGGAAGAGCAGTTATCACAAAAAAAACAAGAGCATCTCGATTTTGAAGCGAAGAAAAAGCAGTTCAGCCACAGCCTGGGGCTGATTCAACAAGAGGTCAGAATGTCGGAGCCGTTAGTCAGCGCCGGTGCGATCTCAAAAGTTGAAATTCTGCGTCTTCGACGCTCTGAAGTTGAAACGCGTGGGCAACTTGATTCCATCGTGCTTGCTATTCCTCGAGCCCTGTCGGCAATTAAGGAAATAGAAAATAAAATCGCAGAATCACGGGGTCGCTATCGCAGTGAAATGCTGGGGCAGCTCAATGAAGCGCGCACCAATCTGACAAAAATTGAAGCCAGCGGTAAAGCAATTGAGGATCGGGTCAACCGTACATTGGTCACATCGCCGGTGCGTGGCGTTATCCAGCAAATGCTGGTGACCACCATCGGCGGTGTCATTCAGCCCGGCAGTGAGCTGGTTGAAATTGTCCCGCTTGATGACAGCCTGCTAGTTGAGGCAAAAATACGGCCGCAGGACATTGCATTTTTGCACCCGGGGCAAAAAGCGATGATTAAATTTACTGCCTATGACTACACCATCTACGGCGGTTTGAAAGGCTCTTTAGAGCATATTAGCGCTGATACCATCACCGATAACGAAGGGCGGAGTTTTTATCAAATTCGCCTCAGAACCGATCGCAATTATCTAGGAAGTGAAGATAAACCGTTATTGATTATTCCTGGCATGGTTGTCTCAGTCGACATTATTACCGGGCAAAAGACCGTGTTGAGTTATCTGCTCAAGCCGATTTTACGCGCAAAAGCAGAAGCGCTGCGTGAGCGGTAA
- a CDS encoding fimbrial biogenesis usher protein, protein MPYLKFGLDHLEARRLRQLASRSVSALARLPVAIMLASPTFFAQAELYFNPRFLADDPAAVADLSGFEKGQELPPGTYRVDIYLNDGYITTRDVTFNAGEHGQGLLACLTRSQLAAMGLNTAAVGGMSALAPDACVPLAETIKDATQRLDVGQQRLYLTIPQAFMGNRARGYIPPEQWDDGITAGLLNYNFTGNNVHNTVGGSSQYAYLNLQSGLNAGAWRLRDNSTWSYSSGGSGSSNQNKWQHINTWVERDIRALRSRLTLGDSYTNGDIFDGINFRGAQLASDDNMLPDSQKGFAPVIHGIARGTAQVSIKQNGYEIYHSTVPPGPFTINDLYAAGNGGDLQVTIKEADGSSQNFSVPYSSVPVLQREGRTRYALTAGEYRSGNDQQEEPTFFQSTILHGMAAGWTLYGGTQLADRYRAVNVGVGKNMGDLGALSVDITQANATLPDDSRQQGQSVRFLYNKSLSDLGTNIQLVGYRYSTRGYYSFADTTYQRMSGHSVETEDGPVYVKPKFTDYYNLAYSKRGRLQASITQQLGRTATLYVSGSHQTYWGTGNADEQFQVGLNTAVNDINWTLSYSRTKNAWQEGRDQMLAINVNIPFSHWLRSDSQSAWRHASASYSMSDDLNGRMSNLAGLYGTMLEGNNLSYSVQTGYAGGGDSSSGSTGYASLNYRGGYGNANVGYSRSDGIKQLYYGMSGGVLAHANGITLSQPLNDTVVLIRAPGAEGTKVENQTGVRTDWRGYAVLPYATEYRENRVALDTNSLADNVDLDDAVVSVVPTHGAIVRAEFKTHVGMKLLMTLTYDGKAVPFGAMVTSDSNQNGSIVADNGLVYLSGMPLAGKVRVKWGDGANGSCTADYRLPADSQQQPLVQLSAVCR, encoded by the coding sequence ATGCCATATCTGAAATTTGGCCTCGACCATTTGGAGGCCCGTCGCTTGCGACAACTGGCGTCACGCTCGGTCAGCGCGCTTGCGCGGCTTCCGGTGGCTATTATGCTGGCGTCACCGACTTTTTTCGCCCAGGCGGAGCTGTATTTTAACCCCCGTTTTCTGGCCGACGATCCTGCCGCAGTAGCGGATCTCTCCGGTTTTGAGAAGGGGCAGGAACTGCCGCCGGGGACCTACCGCGTCGATATCTACCTGAACGATGGCTACATTACGACCCGTGATGTGACGTTCAACGCCGGCGAACACGGCCAGGGGCTGCTTGCCTGCCTGACGCGCAGCCAACTGGCCGCTATGGGGCTGAATACCGCGGCGGTCGGCGGCATGAGCGCGCTGGCGCCCGATGCCTGCGTGCCGCTGGCCGAAACGATTAAAGATGCAACTCAGCGCCTGGACGTAGGCCAGCAGCGGCTGTATCTGACCATTCCGCAGGCCTTTATGGGCAACCGTGCGCGCGGCTATATTCCGCCGGAGCAGTGGGATGACGGGATTACCGCCGGGTTGTTGAACTACAACTTTACCGGCAATAACGTGCATAACACGGTCGGCGGCAGCAGCCAGTACGCCTATTTAAACCTGCAAAGCGGGCTTAACGCGGGCGCGTGGCGGCTGCGCGACAACAGTACCTGGAGCTACAGCAGCGGCGGCAGCGGTTCGAGCAATCAGAACAAATGGCAGCACATTAACACCTGGGTTGAGCGCGATATTCGAGCGCTGCGCTCGCGTTTGACGCTTGGCGACAGCTATACCAACGGCGACATTTTCGACGGCATTAACTTCCGCGGTGCACAGCTGGCTTCTGATGACAATATGCTGCCGGATAGCCAGAAAGGCTTTGCGCCGGTTATCCACGGTATTGCCCGCGGCACGGCGCAGGTGTCTATCAAACAAAACGGCTATGAGATTTACCACAGCACGGTGCCGCCTGGCCCTTTCACCATTAACGATCTCTATGCCGCAGGCAACGGCGGTGACCTGCAGGTCACCATTAAGGAAGCGGATGGCAGCAGCCAGAATTTCAGCGTGCCGTACTCTTCGGTGCCGGTGCTACAGCGTGAAGGCCGCACGCGCTATGCCCTGACCGCCGGGGAATATCGCAGCGGCAACGATCAGCAGGAAGAGCCGACGTTTTTTCAAAGCACGATACTGCACGGGATGGCGGCAGGGTGGACGCTGTATGGCGGCACCCAACTGGCGGACCGCTATCGCGCCGTTAACGTCGGGGTCGGTAAAAACATGGGCGATCTGGGCGCGCTGTCGGTGGATATCACCCAGGCGAACGCCACGCTGCCCGACGACAGCCGACAGCAGGGTCAATCGGTTCGTTTTCTGTACAACAAATCGCTCAGCGATCTGGGCACCAATATCCAGCTGGTGGGCTACCGTTATTCCACCCGTGGCTACTATAGCTTCGCGGATACCACCTATCAGCGGATGAGCGGCCACAGCGTTGAAACCGAAGATGGTCCGGTCTACGTGAAGCCAAAATTCACCGACTATTACAACCTGGCCTACAGCAAACGCGGCAGGTTACAGGCGAGCATCACCCAGCAGTTGGGGCGTACCGCCACGCTTTATGTGAGCGGCAGCCACCAGACCTACTGGGGAACCGGCAATGCGGATGAACAGTTTCAGGTTGGCCTGAACACGGCGGTTAACGACATCAACTGGACGCTGAGCTACAGCCGCACTAAAAACGCCTGGCAGGAAGGCCGGGATCAGATGCTGGCGATTAACGTCAATATTCCGTTCAGCCACTGGCTGCGTTCAGACAGCCAGTCCGCCTGGCGGCACGCCAGCGCTAGCTACAGCATGTCGGACGATCTTAATGGGCGAATGAGCAACCTCGCGGGGCTGTACGGCACGATGCTGGAGGGGAATAACCTGAGCTACAGCGTGCAGACCGGCTATGCGGGCGGCGGGGATAGCAGCAGCGGCAGCACCGGCTACGCCTCGTTGAACTATCGCGGCGGCTACGGCAACGCCAACGTCGGCTACAGCCGCAGCGACGGCATCAAACAGCTCTATTACGGCATGAGTGGCGGCGTACTGGCTCACGCCAATGGGATTACGCTGAGCCAGCCGCTGAACGACACCGTCGTGCTGATTCGCGCCCCGGGTGCGGAAGGCACAAAAGTGGAAAATCAGACCGGGGTACGTACCGACTGGCGTGGCTATGCGGTGCTGCCGTACGCCACTGAATACCGGGAAAACCGCGTGGCGCTGGATACCAACTCGCTGGCGGATAACGTCGATCTGGACGATGCGGTGGTCAGCGTTGTGCCGACTCATGGCGCGATTGTCCGCGCGGAATTTAAAACCCATGTCGGTATGAAGCTGCTGATGACGCTCACCTACGACGGTAAAGCCGTGCCGTTTGGCGCGATGGTGACTTCAGACAGCAACCAGAACGGTAGCATCGTCGCCGATAACGGCCTTGTGTACCTGAGCGGGATGCCGCTTGCCGGAAAGGTACGGGTCAAATGGGGTGACGGTGCGAACGGCAGCTGCACGGCGGACTACCGCCTGCCAGCCGATAGTCAGCAGCAGCCGTTAGTTCAGCTATCGGCCGTGTGCCGCTAA
- a CDS encoding type I secretion system permease/ATPase gives MTLHSPAPGEHEVIELQEEIKIDPRELCDDPLLDSLMAICTLHGKASSRVSLTAGLPLKNNRLTLPIFPRAAARAGLRVRMLKRELSKITALSLPAILILKNNRTAVLFGWNENGQARILPGDTNGGEIVVDRAVLAEEYSGVTLFIQPIHQSERTKATLLPRTRTWFRDTLKLSRFLYVDAIVASFLINVIALCTPLFVMNVYDRVVPNQATSTLWVLAIGITVAFLFDLLLKTLRTRCLDIAGKKTDMIVSASLFERITGMAMKARPSRMGSFAQNIHEIQSLRDFLSSLTMATLIDMPFTLLMLLVIGIIGGPLVFIPLVAFPLALVVSWAIQKPLNKTIDDTMKLASERQAVLIETLSGLDAIKVNNVQSERQHMWESTLVALSKKELRVKTLSTLAINFTSWLQQFSGVAMIVAGVYLIIDGNLSMGGLIACYMLNGRALVPMGQLSGLVTRYQQARMTMKTTEEMMDLPQERQDDRPLVAREKLLGSISFQNVTFTYPGQKRPSLNGISFTITPGEHVGIIGRSGSGKSSLAKLLVGFYQPDSGEILLDGMDSNQIDVNDVRHNIGYGPQDIHLFSGTLRDNLLCGASYVEKEAMLRAAQLAGVHEFARKHPDGYNMQVGERGLNLSGGQRQAVMLARALLLEPPVLLLDEPTSSMDNTTEDAVRRALMESSKGRTMLLVTHRASMLSLVDRLIIIDRGRIIADGPRENVLTALKKGQIHATQ, from the coding sequence ATGACACTACATTCACCTGCTCCAGGCGAGCATGAGGTAATTGAATTACAAGAAGAGATCAAAATTGACCCGCGCGAGCTGTGTGATGATCCGCTTCTTGATAGCCTGATGGCCATTTGTACGCTGCACGGAAAAGCCTCCAGCCGCGTATCGCTTACGGCGGGACTGCCGCTGAAAAATAATCGTCTGACGCTGCCTATTTTTCCACGTGCTGCGGCGCGTGCCGGGCTACGTGTACGGATGCTTAAACGTGAGCTGAGCAAAATCACGGCGTTATCACTACCGGCCATCCTCATCCTCAAAAATAACCGCACGGCGGTGCTGTTTGGCTGGAATGAGAACGGGCAGGCGCGGATCCTGCCTGGTGACACCAATGGCGGCGAGATCGTGGTCGATCGGGCGGTGCTGGCGGAAGAGTACTCCGGTGTTACGCTGTTTATCCAACCTATTCACCAAAGCGAAAGAACCAAAGCCACGCTGCTGCCACGCACCCGAACCTGGTTTCGCGATACGCTGAAACTGTCGCGCTTTCTGTATGTCGATGCGATTGTCGCCAGCTTTCTGATTAATGTCATTGCCTTATGTACGCCCCTGTTCGTGATGAACGTTTACGACCGCGTCGTGCCCAATCAGGCCACCTCCACCTTATGGGTTCTGGCTATTGGTATCACGGTCGCGTTTTTATTCGACCTGTTGCTCAAAACGTTGCGTACGCGCTGTCTGGACATTGCCGGAAAGAAAACCGACATGATTGTCTCGGCATCGCTGTTTGAGCGCATCACCGGGATGGCAATGAAAGCGCGCCCGTCGCGGATGGGCAGCTTTGCCCAGAATATTCATGAGATCCAATCACTGCGGGATTTCCTCTCTTCATTAACCATGGCGACCTTAATCGATATGCCCTTCACGCTGCTGATGTTGCTGGTGATTGGCATTATCGGCGGGCCACTGGTCTTTATCCCTTTGGTCGCATTTCCTTTAGCGCTAGTAGTGAGCTGGGCTATCCAGAAACCACTGAACAAGACCATTGATGACACCATGAAGCTGGCCTCGGAGCGCCAGGCGGTGCTGATTGAAACGCTTAGCGGGCTGGATGCAATCAAGGTCAACAATGTGCAGAGCGAGCGCCAGCACATGTGGGAAAGCACGCTAGTGGCCCTGAGCAAAAAAGAGCTGCGGGTAAAAACGCTCTCCACGCTGGCTATCAATTTCACCTCATGGTTACAACAGTTCTCCGGCGTTGCGATGATTGTGGCGGGCGTGTACCTGATTATTGACGGCAACCTCAGCATGGGAGGACTTATCGCCTGCTACATGCTCAATGGCCGCGCGCTGGTACCTATGGGACAGCTCAGCGGGCTGGTAACCCGTTACCAGCAGGCGAGAATGACGATGAAAACCACCGAGGAGATGATGGATCTGCCTCAGGAACGCCAGGACGATCGTCCGCTCGTCGCACGTGAAAAACTGCTGGGCAGCATTAGCTTCCAGAACGTGACCTTTACCTATCCAGGCCAAAAGCGGCCCTCGCTCAACGGCATCTCTTTCACCATCACCCCGGGCGAGCATGTCGGCATCATCGGGCGCAGCGGTTCAGGGAAAAGCTCACTGGCCAAACTGCTCGTCGGCTTTTATCAGCCGGATTCCGGCGAAATCCTGCTCGATGGCATGGATTCCAACCAAATTGACGTCAACGATGTCCGCCATAACATTGGCTACGGGCCGCAGGATATCCACCTGTTTAGCGGCACATTGCGGGACAACTTGCTCTGTGGGGCCAGCTATGTGGAAAAAGAGGCTATGCTCCGGGCCGCTCAGCTGGCGGGCGTGCACGAGTTTGCCCGTAAACATCCGGACGGTTACAACATGCAGGTTGGCGAACGCGGCCTGAATCTCTCGGGCGGCCAGCGCCAGGCGGTAATGCTGGCGCGTGCGCTGCTGCTTGAGCCTCCGGTGCTGTTACTCGATGAACCCACGAGCTCGATGGATAACACCACCGAAGATGCCGTACGCCGCGCGCTGATGGAGTCAAGCAAGGGACGCACAATGCTGCTGGTGACGCATCGCGCGTCGATGCTGTCGCTTGTCGACAGGCTGATCATCATCGACCGGGGACGCATTATTGCGGATGGTCCAAGGGAGAATGTCCTGACGGCACTGAAGAAGGGGCAAATCCATGCGACACAATAA
- a CDS encoding fimbrial protein, with protein MKKAITLLTTLLLAVWSVNAWSFACKTASGATIPIGGGSADVYVDLAPAVNVGQNLVVDLSTQIFCHNDYPETITDYVTLQRGSAYGGVLSSFSGTVKYNGSNYPFPTTSETSRIIYNSRTDQPWPTVLYLTPISSAGGVAITSGTLIAILILRQTNNKNGDDFQFVWNIYAKNNVVVPTGGCDVSARNVTVTLPDYPGSTAIPLTVYCAQSQKLAYYLTGTTADSANSIFTNTATASPAQGIGVQLTRNGNIVPTNSTVSLGTVSTSAVSLGLTANYARTSGQVTAGNVQSIIGVTFVYQ; from the coding sequence ATGAAAAAAGCGATAACCCTGCTGACGACGCTGCTGCTGGCCGTTTGGTCTGTGAATGCCTGGTCGTTTGCCTGTAAGACCGCCAGCGGGGCGACGATCCCTATCGGTGGCGGCAGCGCTGACGTTTACGTCGACCTTGCGCCCGCGGTGAACGTCGGGCAAAACCTGGTGGTCGATCTCTCCACGCAGATCTTTTGCCATAACGACTACCCGGAGACCATCACTGACTACGTCACCCTCCAGCGCGGATCGGCCTACGGCGGCGTGTTGTCGAGCTTCTCTGGCACCGTGAAGTACAACGGCAGCAACTATCCGTTTCCGACCACCAGTGAAACCTCGCGCATTATCTACAACTCGAGAACCGATCAGCCGTGGCCAACCGTTCTGTACCTGACGCCGATTAGCTCTGCGGGCGGCGTGGCGATCACCTCCGGGACGCTGATCGCGATTCTGATCCTGCGTCAGACCAACAACAAAAACGGCGATGACTTCCAGTTCGTCTGGAACATTTACGCCAAAAATAATGTGGTGGTGCCCACGGGCGGCTGCGACGTTTCTGCGCGTAACGTGACGGTTACGCTGCCCGACTACCCGGGCTCAACGGCGATTCCGCTGACGGTGTACTGTGCGCAGAGCCAGAAGCTGGCCTATTACCTCACGGGGACAACGGCGGACTCCGCCAACTCGATTTTTACCAATACCGCGACCGCCTCTCCGGCGCAGGGCATTGGCGTGCAGCTCACCCGCAACGGTAACATTGTTCCAACCAATAGCACGGTGTCGCTTGGTACGGTCAGCACGTCGGCGGTCAGCCTGGGCCTGACGGCTAACTACGCGCGAACCAGCGGCCAGGTGACGGCGGGCAACGTGCAGTCAATTATTGGGGTGACGTTTGTTTATCAGTAG
- a CDS encoding fimbrial protein, translated as MRKPQYWLSAIFALAAANAYAADSTITISGNVRDNGCAVAGESKDFTVDLMNNAAKQFSTVGATTPAVPFRIVLSPCGGAVSAVKVGFVGVADAENTRLLKVDGGTSAAAGMGIEILDGQQTTLPLNAASSAIAWTTLTPGQTNTLNFYARLMATQLPITPGHVNATATFTLEFQ; from the coding sequence ATGAGGAAACCCCAGTACTGGCTGAGCGCCATTTTCGCGCTGGCCGCTGCGAACGCGTATGCCGCCGATAGCACGATCACCATCAGCGGCAACGTCAGGGATAACGGCTGCGCCGTCGCCGGTGAATCCAAAGACTTTACCGTCGACCTGATGAACAACGCGGCTAAGCAGTTCAGCACGGTAGGTGCGACCACGCCAGCCGTTCCGTTTCGCATTGTGCTTTCCCCCTGCGGCGGCGCGGTGAGCGCGGTGAAGGTGGGTTTTGTTGGGGTAGCCGACGCTGAAAACACCCGGTTGTTGAAGGTGGATGGTGGAACATCAGCCGCGGCGGGGATGGGGATTGAAATCCTCGATGGGCAGCAGACCACGCTGCCGCTTAATGCGGCGTCTTCTGCGATTGCCTGGACCACGCTGACCCCCGGCCAGACCAATACGCTGAACTTTTATGCCCGCCTGATGGCCACGCAGCTCCCGATTACGCCGGGCCACGTGAATGCCACGGCGACGTTCACTCTTGAATTTCAGTAA
- a CDS encoding TolC family outer membrane protein — MSKHILALTGISLPLLFSHTASAVSLEQAVKESLLWHPQVSASVNSRYSADEDLRAARGGFLPTLNLSAGTGWEQTDNSSTRAANDHRRNLHRSESSINLSQNVFNGFATTSEVDRQRATVNSRAYSVLNTSEVTALNAIQSYLDVLMRQRMVKLAEDNLKSHERVFDQIRLRTQQGVGRKADYEQAQARLAQARNNLLTEQTNLEDAQANYFSVVGREATGLSMPMATNIPATQAEAHKQMLENSPLLKQADADVEATRQQYEAAKSRFYPSVDIDLGRRMDNNIDGTRGHDQEWQAMLRMRYNLFNGGSDKAQLSSYAYKMQEAQDVKRNALRQLDEELRLSWNAWRNAKQQVPIAKDYAERSAVVRTAYQEQFSIGERSLLDMLDSENEVFNAQRRYVEMQFVEMFTTYRINARIGDLLKQLNVQAPSAAQPIETAKSPSSAHSDLPKLR, encoded by the coding sequence ATGAGCAAACATATTCTGGCCCTGACCGGTATTTCATTACCCTTACTGTTTTCGCACACGGCCAGCGCCGTGTCGCTGGAACAGGCGGTAAAAGAGAGTTTGCTGTGGCATCCACAGGTGAGCGCCTCGGTGAACAGCCGCTACTCTGCGGATGAAGATCTCCGTGCGGCGAGAGGCGGCTTTTTACCAACCTTAAATCTCTCTGCAGGGACCGGTTGGGAACAGACGGATAACTCCAGCACCCGCGCCGCAAACGATCACCGACGTAATCTGCACCGCAGCGAGTCGAGTATCAACCTGAGCCAAAACGTGTTTAACGGTTTTGCCACGACCAGTGAAGTTGATCGCCAAAGGGCGACCGTTAACTCCCGTGCTTATTCGGTGCTGAACACAAGTGAAGTTACCGCTCTGAACGCCATCCAGAGTTACCTGGATGTGCTGATGCGCCAGCGTATGGTGAAGCTGGCGGAAGATAACCTGAAAAGCCATGAGCGCGTGTTCGACCAGATACGCTTACGCACCCAGCAGGGAGTAGGGCGCAAGGCGGATTATGAACAGGCTCAGGCGCGTCTGGCGCAAGCGAGAAACAACCTGCTGACCGAACAGACCAACCTGGAAGATGCGCAGGCAAACTACTTTAGCGTGGTGGGTAGAGAGGCTACCGGGCTATCCATGCCAATGGCAACCAACATTCCGGCGACCCAGGCCGAAGCACATAAGCAAATGCTGGAAAACAGCCCGCTGTTAAAGCAGGCCGATGCGGACGTAGAAGCAACGCGTCAGCAGTATGAAGCGGCGAAATCCCGCTTTTACCCGAGCGTTGATATCGACCTTGGCCGTCGGATGGATAACAACATTGACGGTACGCGCGGTCACGATCAAGAGTGGCAGGCCATGCTGAGAATGCGCTACAACCTGTTTAACGGCGGCAGCGATAAAGCGCAGCTCTCTTCTTATGCCTACAAAATGCAGGAAGCGCAGGATGTTAAACGTAACGCTCTGCGTCAGTTGGACGAAGAACTGCGTCTGTCCTGGAACGCCTGGCGAAATGCCAAACAGCAGGTGCCTATCGCCAAAGACTATGCCGAGCGCAGCGCCGTGGTACGCACTGCCTATCAGGAGCAGTTCAGCATTGGCGAGCGTAGCCTGCTGGATATGCTGGACAGTGAAAACGAAGTGTTCAACGCCCAGCGCCGCTATGTCGAAATGCAGTTTGTCGAAATGTTCACAACTTACCGTATCAATGCGCGCATTGGCGATCTGTTAAAGCAGCTTAACGTCCAGGCACCATCAGCCGCACAACCCATTGAAACGGCAAAATCCCCATCATCCGCACACAGCGATCTCCCTAAGCTGAGATAG
- a CDS encoding fimbrial protein, translated as MKRTCYSWLLAVSLVTASPTLLAADVTITVNGKVVAKPCTVSTSNAAVELGDLYTFSLMSAGSSSAWHSVALELSNCPVGTSRVTASFSGTADATGYYQNQGTARNIQLELQDNGGNTLNTGTSTAVQVDESSQSARFPLQVRALSVNGGATQGTIQAVINVTYTYA; from the coding sequence ATGAAACGCACCTGTTACAGCTGGCTGCTGGCGGTATCGCTGGTGACGGCTTCTCCAACGCTGTTGGCCGCCGATGTGACCATTACCGTCAACGGTAAAGTGGTGGCGAAACCGTGTACGGTTTCAACCAGCAATGCGGCCGTTGAGCTCGGCGATTTGTATACCTTCAGTTTAATGTCGGCGGGATCGTCCTCCGCCTGGCACAGCGTCGCGCTGGAGCTGAGCAACTGTCCGGTGGGAACGTCGCGGGTAACCGCCAGCTTCAGCGGCACCGCTGATGCCACCGGCTATTACCAGAATCAGGGTACCGCCCGTAACATCCAGCTTGAGCTACAGGATAACGGAGGCAATACGTTGAATACCGGGACCAGTACGGCAGTGCAGGTGGATGAGTCATCACAGTCCGCGCGTTTTCCGCTGCAGGTGAGGGCGCTGTCGGTAAACGGCGGTGCCACCCAGGGAACTATCCAGGCGGTGATTAACGTTACCTATACCTACGCCTGA